The following coding sequences are from one Paenibacillus sp. JDR-2 window:
- the atpF gene encoding F0F1 ATP synthase subunit B, with amino-acid sequence MHIVWSSLVIQLVAFLILLYLLKRYAFGPLLSVMEQRRQYVAEQIANAETSKKEAEQQLEQQKQALQEARKEAYDIIEQAKATSTKQADDIIQVAKSESTRLKDEAVKDIESEKNKAVAALREEVGGISVKIASKIIEKQVDEKSQEQLVNQYLKEVGSK; translated from the coding sequence TTGCATATCGTATGGTCGAGTCTTGTCATCCAACTAGTTGCGTTCCTGATCCTTCTGTACTTGCTGAAACGCTACGCATTTGGTCCATTGCTGAGCGTAATGGAGCAACGCAGACAGTATGTTGCAGAGCAAATCGCTAATGCGGAAACAAGCAAGAAAGAAGCTGAACAGCAGCTGGAGCAACAAAAACAAGCACTTCAGGAAGCTCGTAAAGAAGCTTATGACATTATTGAGCAAGCTAAAGCTACAAGCACGAAACAAGCCGATGACATTATTCAAGTTGCGAAATCCGAATCCACTCGTCTGAAGGACGAAGCGGTTAAAGATATCGAGAGCGAGAAAAATAAAGCGGTTGCTGCACTTCGCGAAGAGGTTGGCGGTATCTCCGTCAAAATCGCGTCGAAAATTATCGAGAAGCAAGTGGACGAGAAATCCCAGGAGCAATTGGTTAACCAATACCTGAAAGAAGTTGGAAGCAAATGA
- the atpG gene encoding ATP synthase F1 subunit gamma, which produces MAKGMRDIKREIKSKQNMKQITKAMEMVAASKLRRAQEASTKARPYSDKLKEVVASIAAGSKGVKHPMLETRPVQKTGYLVITSDRGLAGGYNANVLRKVTQTIREKHKSNDEYVLFVIGRKGRDYFRRRNMPIIDEVIGLSDSPTFADIKSVAYNAVKMFSEGKYDELYICYNQFVNAITQIPTETRLLPLQEVSGNGPVTSYEYEPSPEGVLEVLLPKYAETLIYSAVLDGKASEQGARMTAMGSATKNANKMINQLTLTYNRARQAAITQEISEIVAGANAQA; this is translated from the coding sequence ATGGCAAAAGGCATGCGCGATATTAAACGCGAAATCAAAAGTAAACAAAACATGAAGCAAATCACGAAAGCGATGGAGATGGTTGCGGCTTCCAAGCTCAGAAGAGCACAAGAAGCATCGACGAAAGCCCGTCCTTATTCGGATAAGCTGAAGGAAGTAGTAGCAAGCATCGCAGCTGGCTCCAAAGGTGTGAAACACCCGATGCTCGAAACGCGTCCGGTACAAAAAACGGGTTACCTCGTTATCACATCCGACCGTGGTCTGGCAGGCGGCTACAATGCGAACGTCCTTCGTAAAGTAACGCAAACGATTCGCGAGAAGCACAAATCGAATGATGAGTACGTGTTGTTCGTTATCGGACGTAAAGGCCGGGATTATTTCCGCCGCCGCAATATGCCGATCATCGACGAGGTAATCGGTCTTTCCGATTCCCCGACATTCGCTGACATCAAATCGGTTGCTTACAACGCAGTCAAAATGTTCTCTGAGGGCAAATACGATGAGCTGTACATCTGCTACAACCAATTCGTAAACGCCATTACTCAGATCCCGACAGAAACTCGTTTGCTTCCGCTGCAGGAAGTAAGCGGCAACGGTCCGGTAACCTCGTACGAGTACGAGCCGTCCCCGGAAGGTGTTCTGGAGGTGCTGCTGCCGAAATATGCGGAGACGCTTATTTACAGCGCGGTGCTTGACGGGAAAGCCAGTGAGCAGGGCGCTCGTATGACTGCCATGGGCAGCGCGACGAAGAATGCTAACAAAATGATCAACCAATTGACGCTGACATACAACCGGGCACGTCAAGCGGCGATCACGCAAGAGATCTCGGAGATCGTAGCAGGTGCAAACGCACAGGCTTAA
- a CDS encoding ABC transporter ATP-binding protein, with protein sequence MSEPLVKVSNLRKFFNLGGGNILKAVNEIDFSIAKGETVGVVGESGCGKSTAGRTILRLYEPTSGNVTFNGEDIYKMKGAKLKQMRRDMQMIFQDPYASLNPRMTITDVIGEALDIHGLVGSRAERKRRVEDLLDLVGLNPDHATRYPHEFSGGQRQRIGIARALAVDPKFIIADEPISALDVSIQAQVVNLMQDLQRKMGLTYLFIAHDLSMVKHISDRVAVMYLGKIVELAESSELYSSPAHPYTRALLSANPIPDPEIEATRERIVLAGDLPSPINPPAGCQFHTRCPMATDKCKTVEPKLVEVKKGHFASCHYASV encoded by the coding sequence ATGAGCGAGCCGTTAGTAAAGGTTAGTAATCTGCGCAAGTTCTTTAACCTGGGCGGAGGCAATATTCTGAAGGCGGTCAACGAGATCGACTTCTCTATCGCCAAAGGCGAGACCGTAGGCGTCGTTGGCGAATCCGGCTGCGGCAAGTCGACGGCTGGCCGTACGATTCTTCGTCTGTACGAGCCTACAAGCGGTAACGTTACGTTTAACGGCGAGGACATCTATAAGATGAAAGGCGCCAAGCTGAAGCAAATGCGCCGCGATATGCAGATGATCTTCCAGGATCCTTATGCATCGCTGAATCCGCGGATGACCATTACCGACGTTATCGGCGAAGCGCTTGATATCCACGGTTTGGTAGGAAGCCGTGCCGAGCGGAAGCGGCGTGTTGAGGATCTTCTTGATCTGGTTGGTCTGAATCCGGACCATGCTACCCGTTACCCGCACGAGTTCTCCGGCGGTCAACGCCAGCGGATCGGTATCGCCCGCGCTCTTGCGGTTGATCCGAAGTTTATTATTGCGGACGAGCCGATCTCCGCACTCGACGTGTCGATCCAGGCACAGGTCGTGAACCTGATGCAGGATTTGCAGCGCAAAATGGGCCTGACTTATTTGTTTATTGCGCATGACCTGTCGATGGTTAAGCATATCAGTGACCGCGTTGCGGTTATGTATCTTGGCAAAATCGTTGAGCTTGCGGAAAGCAGCGAGCTGTATAGCAGCCCTGCGCATCCTTACACGCGCGCTCTCTTGTCTGCCAATCCGATTCCGGATCCGGAAATTGAAGCTACCCGCGAGCGTATCGTGCTCGCCGGCGATCTGCCGAGCCCGATTAATCCGCCTGCAGGCTGCCAGTTCCACACCCGCTGCCCAATGGCGACGGATAAATGTAAAACCGTTGAACCTAAGCTTGTCGAAGTGAAAAAGGGGCACTTTGCTTCCTGCCACTACGCATCGGTATAA
- a CDS encoding F0F1 ATP synthase subunit delta, with product MSRDTVVAKRYAKALFELANEQSIVSETEDQLKLIVQGLKNDADARKFLELPSIEPEKKIAVLKGAFGDHVSALVLHTLELILVRGRQELISDVYDAYTKIAGEALGQAHAVVYTAHSLSASELAEVEVSFGKLSGKKIVAEQIVKPDLLGGVQVRIGDRLYDGSLSGKLERLQKSFKI from the coding sequence ATGAGCCGGGATACTGTCGTAGCGAAGCGCTACGCTAAAGCACTGTTTGAGCTTGCTAACGAGCAAAGCATTGTATCGGAAACGGAAGATCAGCTTAAGCTGATTGTTCAAGGCCTGAAAAATGATGCTGACGCGCGCAAATTCCTGGAGCTTCCTAGCATCGAGCCGGAGAAAAAGATCGCTGTGCTGAAAGGCGCATTTGGCGATCATGTATCCGCGCTTGTCCTTCATACGCTTGAACTTATTCTTGTTCGCGGGCGCCAAGAGCTGATCTCGGATGTATACGATGCGTATACAAAGATCGCCGGCGAAGCACTTGGTCAAGCGCATGCGGTTGTTTACACAGCCCATAGCTTGTCGGCTTCGGAACTGGCTGAGGTAGAAGTTAGCTTCGGCAAGCTCAGCGGCAAGAAAATTGTTGCGGAACAAATCGTCAAACCGGATTTGCTCGGCGGCGTACAAGTACGCATCGGCGACCGTCTGTATGACGGCAGCCTGTCCGGCAAGCTGGAACGTTTACAAAAATCGTTTAAAATCTAA
- the atpB gene encoding F0F1 ATP synthase subunit A yields MDHISPTVHVAGIEFDLAVIAMILITSIIVFVLARLSVRNISVTNPTKLQNFLEWVIEFVQNIIGTSMDLKKGRPYLILGLTLIMYIFVGDMLGLPLGIVTEVHHGASIFGMNLDLGGEEEAHIAWWKSPTADVAVTGALTLIVVLLTHIEGLRLNTKHYLKHYVEPHWLFLPLSLIKEVSKPLSLALRLYGNIFAGEVMIAVILGMGVWGIPALVVWQGFSVFVGAIQAFVFCMLTMVYMSQAIVHEEHGEQH; encoded by the coding sequence ATGGATCATATTTCTCCTACCGTTCATGTAGCTGGAATCGAATTTGATTTGGCTGTTATCGCGATGATTTTGATCACTAGCATCATTGTCTTTGTACTTGCGAGGCTCTCAGTGAGAAACATTTCGGTTACGAATCCAACGAAGCTTCAGAACTTCCTGGAGTGGGTTATCGAATTCGTACAGAACATTATCGGTACGTCTATGGACCTCAAGAAAGGCCGTCCATATCTTATCCTCGGTCTCACCCTGATTATGTATATTTTTGTCGGCGACATGCTTGGTCTGCCGCTGGGTATTGTTACTGAAGTGCATCACGGTGCGTCAATCTTCGGTATGAACCTTGATTTGGGCGGGGAAGAAGAAGCGCATATCGCTTGGTGGAAATCACCGACTGCAGACGTTGCAGTAACAGGCGCCCTAACGCTGATCGTTGTCCTGCTGACGCATATCGAGGGTCTTCGTCTGAACACGAAGCATTACCTGAAACACTATGTTGAACCGCATTGGCTCTTCCTGCCTCTGTCCCTGATCAAAGAAGTATCGAAACCGTTGTCGCTTGCTTTGCGTCTTTACGGTAACATCTTCGCGGGCGAGGTCATGATTGCCGTAATCCTCGGAATGGGTGTTTGGGGTATCCCGGCGCTTGTCGTGTGGCAAGGTTTCAGCGTATTCGTAGGTGCAATACAAGCATTCGTATTCTGTATGCTTACGATGGTTTACATGTCGCAAGCGATTGTGCATGAAGAGCATGGCGAGCAGCATTAA
- a CDS encoding ATP synthase subunit I, which yields MDDLSAHLKAVTRVTFLFMSLCCIAWAVLPEYESWWGGLMIGGAASLVNARILGWKVTKIGANAAVQGTKRTNIGFFTRSCVALLAVVIATQTYTFQLSATVAGLFVAQLATLILGFLSRRKLMASNPTDERGENN from the coding sequence ATGGACGATTTGTCGGCCCACTTGAAAGCCGTTACAAGAGTTACTTTCTTATTCATGTCCCTATGCTGTATTGCTTGGGCGGTTCTGCCCGAGTATGAGAGCTGGTGGGGCGGTCTGATGATCGGAGGAGCAGCTAGCCTGGTGAACGCAAGAATACTTGGCTGGAAGGTTACGAAGATTGGAGCGAATGCCGCCGTGCAAGGTACGAAAAGGACGAATATCGGCTTTTTCACCCGGTCGTGCGTCGCGTTGTTGGCAGTTGTGATTGCGACACAAACATACACGTTTCAGCTTTCAGCGACTGTTGCCGGATTATTTGTCGCACAATTGGCAACACTCATACTGGGATTTTTGTCCAGAAGAAAGCTGATGGCGTCGAATCCTACCGATGAAAGGGGTGAAAATAACTAA
- the wecB gene encoding non-hydrolyzing UDP-N-acetylglucosamine 2-epimerase: MSKLKVMTIFGTRPEAVKMAPLVLELNKHADQIESIVCVTAQHRQMLDQVLDFFEIQPNYDLNVMKDRQTLTETTVRVLEGLDPVLAEAKPDIVLVHGDTQTTFLASYASFLKQIQVGHVEAGLRTWNKLSPYPEEMNRQLAGVLSDVHFAPTEWSAGNLRKENKSEASIYVTGNTATDVFQYTVDPSFSHPVIEWAKGKRMILMTAHRREALGEPHRNIFRAVKRIADEHEDVAIVYAVHPNPAVREPANEILGNHPRIQLIEPLDVFEFHNFYPHAYMIMTDSGGLQEEAPSFGVPTLVLRDTTERPEGIEAGTLELVGTDEETVYSRARALLNDAALYEKMSKSANPYGDGQASVRIVQAILHHFGRTNERPEPFTQRS; the protein is encoded by the coding sequence TTGTCTAAACTGAAAGTAATGACGATTTTTGGTACTCGTCCGGAAGCCGTAAAGATGGCTCCGCTTGTGCTGGAATTGAACAAGCATGCCGATCAGATCGAATCGATCGTCTGCGTAACGGCGCAGCATCGCCAAATGCTCGACCAGGTGCTTGATTTCTTCGAGATTCAGCCGAACTATGACCTGAATGTCATGAAGGACCGCCAGACGCTGACCGAGACAACCGTACGCGTTCTGGAGGGCCTGGACCCTGTTCTCGCGGAAGCAAAGCCGGATATCGTGCTTGTGCATGGCGATACGCAGACAACGTTCCTGGCGAGCTATGCGTCCTTCCTGAAGCAAATTCAAGTTGGCCACGTTGAAGCCGGTCTTCGTACGTGGAACAAGCTGTCTCCGTATCCGGAAGAAATGAACCGCCAGCTGGCAGGCGTTCTGTCGGATGTGCATTTCGCTCCTACGGAATGGTCCGCAGGCAATCTGCGCAAGGAGAACAAATCGGAGGCATCGATTTACGTAACGGGCAATACCGCAACGGATGTCTTCCAATATACGGTTGACCCGTCGTTCTCCCATCCGGTCATCGAATGGGCGAAGGGCAAGCGCATGATCCTGATGACGGCGCACCGCCGTGAAGCATTGGGCGAGCCGCACCGCAACATTTTCCGCGCGGTTAAACGGATCGCCGATGAGCATGAAGACGTAGCGATCGTCTATGCCGTGCACCCGAACCCGGCTGTTAGAGAGCCGGCTAACGAGATTCTTGGCAATCATCCGCGCATTCAATTAATCGAACCGCTTGATGTATTCGAATTCCATAATTTCTATCCTCATGCCTATATGATTATGACCGATTCCGGCGGCCTGCAGGAAGAAGCGCCATCGTTTGGCGTGCCAACCCTGGTACTCCGGGACACAACGGAACGTCCGGAAGGGATCGAAGCCGGAACGCTTGAGCTGGTTGGCACGGATGAAGAAACAGTATACAGCCGTGCGCGTGCTCTTTTGAACGACGCAGCCTTGTACGAAAAAATGAGCAAATCTGCCAATCCTTACGGCGACGGACAAGCTTCGGTACGTATTGTTCAGGCGATTTTACATCATTTTGGAAGAACAAACGAGCGGCCTGAACCGTTCACACAACGTTCATAG
- the atpA gene encoding F0F1 ATP synthase subunit alpha: protein MSIRPDEISTLIKQQIEQYKSEIQVVDVGTVINVGDGIARVHGLENAMQGELLEFSNGVVGMALNLEESNVGVVILGPYTDIREGDQVKRTGRIMEVPVGEELLGRVVNPLGQPLDGKGPINTTQFRAIESPAPGVIDRKSVHEPMQTGIKAIDAMVPVGRGQRELIIGDRQTGKTAIAIDAIINQKGNGVKCIYVAVGQKQSTVAGVVETLRKHGALDYTIIVTAGASEPAPLLFLAPYAGCSMGEYFMYKGEHVLVIYDDLSKQAAAYRELSLLLRRPPGREAYPGDVFYLHSRLLERAAKLSDALGGGSLTALPFIETQASDVSAYIPTNVISITDGQIFLESDLFYSGQRPAVNVGISVSRVGGSAQIKAMKKVAGTLRLDLAAYRELQAFSQFGSDLDKGTLARLNRGARTMEILKQGVNQPMPVEKQVISIYSAVKGHLDEIPVADIQRFEKEFLAFLDSNHPEIGESIRTTKDLVADNEKALVDAIAKFKKGFSVTA, encoded by the coding sequence TTGAGTATCAGACCTGATGAAATCAGCACGCTGATTAAACAACAGATCGAACAATATAAATCCGAAATTCAAGTCGTTGACGTCGGCACCGTAATCAATGTCGGTGACGGTATTGCCCGCGTACACGGTTTGGAAAATGCGATGCAGGGCGAACTGCTCGAATTCTCCAACGGCGTTGTAGGCATGGCGCTCAACTTGGAAGAAAGCAACGTCGGTGTCGTAATCCTCGGTCCTTACACGGATATCCGTGAAGGCGACCAAGTAAAACGTACGGGCCGCATCATGGAAGTGCCGGTAGGCGAAGAGCTTCTGGGCCGCGTTGTTAACCCGCTGGGCCAGCCGCTTGACGGCAAAGGTCCAATCAACACAACTCAATTCCGAGCGATTGAATCCCCGGCTCCTGGCGTAATTGACCGTAAATCGGTACATGAGCCAATGCAAACGGGTATCAAAGCAATCGACGCGATGGTACCGGTTGGCCGCGGTCAACGCGAGCTGATCATCGGCGACCGTCAAACAGGTAAAACGGCGATTGCGATCGACGCAATCATCAACCAAAAAGGCAACGGCGTGAAATGTATCTACGTTGCCGTAGGTCAAAAACAATCCACTGTTGCAGGCGTTGTTGAAACACTTCGCAAGCACGGTGCTCTTGATTACACAATCATCGTAACGGCTGGCGCATCCGAACCGGCTCCATTGCTCTTCCTGGCTCCTTATGCAGGCTGCTCGATGGGTGAGTACTTCATGTACAAAGGCGAGCACGTTCTCGTTATTTACGATGACTTGTCGAAACAAGCGGCTGCATACCGCGAATTGTCCCTGTTGCTCCGCCGTCCTCCGGGTCGGGAAGCATACCCAGGTGACGTATTCTACCTGCATTCCCGTTTGCTCGAGCGCGCTGCTAAACTTAGCGACGCACTTGGCGGCGGCTCGCTGACGGCTCTTCCGTTCATCGAGACTCAAGCGTCTGACGTATCGGCTTACATTCCTACGAACGTAATCTCGATCACTGACGGACAAATCTTCCTGGAATCCGACCTGTTCTACTCCGGCCAACGTCCGGCGGTTAACGTAGGTATCTCCGTATCCCGCGTAGGCGGTTCCGCTCAAATCAAAGCAATGAAAAAGGTTGCCGGTACACTCCGTCTGGACCTTGCGGCTTACCGCGAGCTCCAAGCGTTCTCGCAGTTCGGCTCCGATCTTGATAAAGGTACACTCGCCCGTTTGAACCGCGGTGCTCGTACAATGGAAATTCTGAAGCAAGGCGTTAACCAGCCGATGCCGGTTGAGAAGCAAGTAATCTCGATCTACTCCGCGGTTAAAGGCCACCTGGACGAAATTCCAGTTGCTGATATTCAACGCTTCGAGAAAGAATTCCTGGCGTTCCTGGATTCCAATCATCCGGAAATCGGCGAATCCATCCGTACAACAAAAGACCTCGTTGCCGACAACGAGAAGGCTCTTGTTGACGCGATTGCGAAGTTCAAAAAAGGCTTTTCTGTAACGGCTTAA
- a CDS encoding AtpZ/AtpI family protein: MDPSKEQPSKENQNKSDHGSFGDDPWRAMGLVGTIGADLAACLGLGYWLGHKADLANGTEYYSIIGLVAGLAIGIITVIFLIRTFAGGKAK, from the coding sequence ATGGATCCATCCAAAGAACAACCGTCCAAAGAAAATCAGAATAAGTCGGATCATGGCAGTTTCGGAGACGACCCTTGGAGAGCAATGGGATTGGTCGGCACTATTGGGGCCGATCTAGCCGCATGTCTGGGGCTTGGCTACTGGCTCGGTCATAAAGCCGATCTTGCAAACGGTACCGAATACTATTCCATTATCGGATTGGTAGCGGGACTTGCAATAGGCATCATCACGGTTATATTCCTGATTCGGACGTTTGCGGGAGGCAAAGCGAAATAA
- a CDS encoding ABC transporter permease, giving the protein MKEQAVLQPNDFEKLSHDEKQTETVVRESISAWKDAWFRLKSNRMAMISLWILALIVLMAIFGQAIAHQFTGNDFSSNDLKATNQAPSGNHWFGTDGLGRDMFARTWMGAGISLQVGIYAAIVDLIVGVIMGSIMGYFGGKVDEILNRICEILYSIPSLLVVILLIVVMEPSMFTIIVALSITGWINMAWIVRGQIMQLKNQEYVLAARALGANPVRIMFKHLIPNAMGPIIVTITMTVPNAIFAEAFLSFLGLGVQSPAASLGTLINDAIKAMTVYPWRMLYPAILLSLTMLCFNIFGDGLRDALDPKMKK; this is encoded by the coding sequence ATGAAGGAACAAGCTGTGCTGCAGCCTAATGATTTTGAAAAACTGAGCCATGACGAGAAGCAAACGGAGACGGTTGTCCGCGAAAGTATTTCCGCTTGGAAGGACGCATGGTTCCGTCTGAAATCCAATCGTATGGCGATGATCAGCCTTTGGATATTAGCCCTTATCGTCCTGATGGCGATTTTTGGCCAAGCTATTGCCCATCAGTTTACCGGCAATGATTTCTCTTCTAACGATCTGAAGGCAACCAACCAGGCGCCATCCGGCAATCACTGGTTTGGCACGGACGGCCTTGGCCGCGATATGTTCGCAAGAACATGGATGGGTGCGGGCATCTCGCTTCAGGTTGGTATTTATGCGGCAATCGTCGATTTGATCGTCGGCGTTATTATGGGCAGCATCATGGGTTATTTCGGCGGTAAAGTCGATGAAATTCTTAACCGCATCTGTGAAATTTTATATTCGATTCCGAGCTTGCTTGTTGTTATCCTGCTCATTGTCGTAATGGAACCAAGCATGTTCACCATTATCGTAGCTTTAAGTATTACGGGCTGGATTAACATGGCCTGGATCGTTCGCGGTCAAATCATGCAGCTCAAGAATCAAGAGTATGTTCTTGCTGCGCGTGCACTCGGTGCAAATCCGGTTCGAATTATGTTCAAACATCTTATCCCGAATGCGATGGGTCCCATTATCGTTACCATCACGATGACGGTTCCGAATGCGATCTTCGCGGAAGCATTCCTCAGCTTCCTTGGTCTTGGCGTTCAATCGCCGGCCGCGTCTCTTGGTACTTTGATTAATGACGCCATCAAGGCGATGACTGTATATCCATGGCGTATGCTATATCCAGCAATTTTACTCAGCTTGACCATGCTTTGCTTTAATATTTTCGGTGACGGCTTGCGCGACGCACTTGATCCGAAGATGAAAAAGTAG
- a CDS encoding ABC transporter ATP-binding protein: protein MERLLEVNDLRVNFKVRGGTVQAVRGVNFHINKGEAVAIVGESGCGKSVTAQTLMRLIPSPPAMTSGSIMFKGQEILSKTPKEMESIRGKEMGMIFQDPMTSLNPTLTIGRQITEGLVKHQGMSSSAARARAVEMLNLVGIPNPAARFNQYPHEFSGGMRQRAMIAIALACNPSLLIADEPTTALDVTIQAQILRVMKDLQERMGTSIILITHDLGVVADICDRVIVMYAGKVVESGTKWEIFKNPKHPYTKGLLRSVPRLDQRKDEPLIPIYGTPPDLIKPPAGCSFCARCDEAMRVCVDNDPELLPVDGNESHTSACWMAHPYAKPAKREVSV from the coding sequence ATGGAACGTTTGCTCGAAGTGAATGATCTTCGTGTTAATTTCAAAGTTCGCGGCGGTACCGTACAAGCGGTACGCGGCGTTAACTTTCATATAAACAAAGGCGAAGCCGTGGCAATCGTTGGTGAGTCCGGCTGCGGTAAATCCGTAACGGCGCAGACACTGATGCGCCTTATTCCAAGCCCGCCTGCGATGACCAGCGGCTCGATTATGTTCAAAGGACAAGAGATCTTGTCCAAGACGCCAAAGGAAATGGAAAGCATCCGCGGTAAAGAGATGGGCATGATCTTCCAGGATCCAATGACCTCGCTTAACCCAACGCTGACGATCGGCCGTCAAATTACGGAAGGTCTGGTTAAGCACCAAGGCATGAGCTCTTCGGCTGCCCGTGCCCGTGCGGTAGAGATGCTGAATCTCGTAGGCATTCCTAACCCGGCGGCACGCTTTAACCAATACCCGCATGAATTCTCCGGCGGTATGCGCCAGCGTGCGATGATCGCGATCGCTCTTGCTTGCAATCCTTCGCTTCTTATTGCGGACGAGCCAACTACGGCGCTCGACGTAACGATTCAGGCGCAGATTCTGCGCGTTATGAAGGATCTTCAAGAGCGTATGGGGACTTCCATTATCCTGATTACGCATGACCTTGGCGTTGTAGCGGATATTTGCGACCGCGTTATCGTTATGTATGCAGGCAAGGTTGTCGAGAGCGGCACGAAATGGGAAATCTTCAAAAATCCGAAGCATCCATATACAAAAGGCCTTCTTCGTTCTGTGCCTCGTCTCGACCAGAGAAAAGACGAGCCGCTTATTCCGATCTACGGTACGCCGCCGGATCTGATTAAGCCTCCTGCAGGCTGCAGCTTCTGCGCGCGTTGCGACGAAGCGATGCGCGTCTGCGTCGACAACGATCCGGAGCTTCTGCCGGTTGACGGCAACGAGTCGCATACATCGGCATGCTGGATGGCACATCCTTACGCGAAGCCTGCGAAACGGGAGGTATCCGTATGA
- the upp gene encoding uracil phosphoribosyltransferase — translation MSKVVICDHPLIQHKLTFIRNKDTNTKDFRELVDEVATLMAYEITRDVPLDTITVETPVATTEAKVVSGRMLGLIPILRAGLGMVEGMLKLIPAAKVGHIGLVRDHETLQPTEYYINLPTDAANRQLIVIDPMLATGGSAIAAINSLKKRGCDQIKLMCLIAAPEGVKAVQDAHPDIDIYLAALDDALNEKGYIVPGLGDAGDRLFGTN, via the coding sequence ATGAGCAAAGTGGTTATATGCGACCATCCATTAATTCAGCATAAGCTGACCTTTATTAGAAACAAAGATACCAATACGAAGGACTTTCGTGAACTGGTTGACGAGGTAGCCACTCTGATGGCTTACGAAATTACAAGAGACGTACCTCTTGATACCATTACGGTGGAGACGCCTGTCGCAACGACAGAAGCGAAGGTGGTATCCGGACGCATGCTGGGGCTCATCCCGATTCTGCGTGCGGGACTTGGTATGGTTGAAGGGATGCTTAAGCTGATTCCGGCCGCTAAAGTGGGTCATATCGGACTTGTCCGAGACCACGAAACACTCCAGCCAACCGAATACTACATTAACCTGCCTACAGATGCGGCTAACCGTCAGCTGATTGTCATCGATCCGATGCTGGCTACCGGCGGCTCGGCGATTGCGGCGATCAACTCGCTGAAGAAGCGCGGCTGCGACCAGATTAAGCTGATGTGCCTGATTGCTGCTCCGGAAGGAGTAAAGGCGGTACAGGATGCGCATCCGGATATCGATATTTACCTTGCCGCGCTCGACGATGCGTTGAATGAGAAGGGCTACATCGTGCCAGGTCTCGGCGATGCCGGTGACCGTCTGTTCGGTACGAATTAA
- the atpE gene encoding F0F1 ATP synthase subunit C, with the protein MGALALVAAAIVFGLGALGAGIGNGLIVGRTVEGISRQPELRGTLQTTMFIGVALVEALPVITLVLAFIFLGKS; encoded by the coding sequence ATGGGAGCATTGGCATTAGTTGCAGCAGCAATTGTATTCGGTTTGGGCGCACTTGGCGCAGGTATTGGTAACGGTCTGATCGTAGGTCGCACGGTTGAGGGTATTTCCCGTCAACCAGAACTTCGCGGTACTCTTCAAACAACGATGTTTATCGGTGTCGCACTCGTCGAAGCACTTCCAGTTATCACACTGGTACTCGCGTTCATCTTCTTGGGTAAATCCTAA